From Fulvivirga lutea:
TTCTCTAATACCCTTAAGAATTTATCACCATCAGGGAATGCATCTACTGACTCCGGCAAATATGTATATGCTGAAGAGTCTTTGGATATCAGTCTTCCAATTTTAGGTAAAATTGCCTTAAAGTAAAAGTTGTAGAGTTGCTTAAATGGGAATTTAGTAGGTTTAGAAAATTCTAATATTACTGCTTTTCCGCCCTTTTTAAGTACCCTGTTCATATCTTTCAGGCCTTTCTCTAAATCCTCAAAGTTTCTTACACCAAAAGAAACGATTATGGCATCGAATGTATTGTCTTCGAATAAGAGTTTCTCTGAGTCGCCCAGTTGTAAGTCAATAATATTATCCAAACCCCTCCTCTTCATCTTTTCCTTACCCACAGTGAGCATTCCTTCAGATATATCTACCCCAACAACCTTTTCAGGCTTCAATGCCAATGCTTCAATTGCAAAATCGCCTGTTCCAGTGGCTATGTCAAGTATATACTTCGGTTGGTCTTTTTTCAGGTATTTTATAGCCTTCTTCCTCCATAAAATATCAATTCCTAAGCTCAAAAAGTGATTTAAAAAATCATACTTCTTGCTGATGTTGTTAAACATCTCTGCTACTTGTTGTTTCTTACCTGTATTTTTTTCCTTGTACGGAACTACTGACATCCCTTAAGATTAGTTAAAATGAAGTTGCAAATATCATCCAGATAGAATGATATTCCTAATCAAAACAACTATGATGGAGATATGTTATTTGCCGCTGAGTACTTTGAATTCAACTCTTCTATTGAGCTCTCGGCCTTCTTTTTCATCATCATTACTTGCCAAAGGTCTTTCTTCACCGTAACCAACAGCAGTAATTCTTCTGGCATCAATGCCCTTTTTAACGAGGTAATCTTTCACAGCGTTAGCTCTTCTCTGAGATAATGCCTTGTTATAGTCTTTCGGCCCAATGTTATCTGTGTGACCAGAAATTTCAATCTGTAAACCTGAGTTTTCAGCCATCATAGACTCTAACTTATTCAACTCTGGATAAGACTCATCTCTGAAAGTGGCTTTATTAAAGTTGAAATAAATATTTCTTAATACCGAACGGGTACCAACTTCCAGTTTTCGCATCGTAACCGTTCTATCAATAATTTGTGGAACTGTTGTAGCCGCTGGCAAGGTTATGTCTAAGTTTTGGAATACATATCCGCTGTTTTCAACCGATAAATTATAAGTCTTACTTTCCTTAGAACTTACTTTAAATTCAAAAACTCCAGGGCCTTTGTTAGTTTTACCCGCCACTAAATTATCTGAGCTGGTTAGGCTTACTTTGGCCTCTAACGGATTCTTAGATTCATCCAACACTTTTACAGTTAAAATAACTGGCTGTAACTCTTCCGTTTTCGGTTTTACTGCAACTAAATCCTTTGTTGTTTCTTCTTTTGGCTCCGTTTCTACTTCCTCAGCAGTTTTAGACATTATATTATCAGCAACTTCATCCTCCTGAAGTATTGTTACCATATAAATGTCTGTAAAACCCATACCATCTTCTCTCACTGATGCATAGTAGCCTCTTTTGCCATCTTTAGTACTTACGAAGAAGATATCATCATCGGGCGTGTTAATAGGAAACCCTAAATTCTCTGGATCACCCCACTCCGCTGCTGCACTATCGTAGGTTGATTTAAATATGTCATATCCACCCATTCCCTTTCTTCCCAATGAGCTGAAATAAAGTGTTTTACCATCATAATCTATAAACGGTGCGTCATCATCATATTCGGTATTAATCTTGGGGCCTAAGTTTTTTGAACGAGCCCACTCTCCATTCCTATCCTTGATACTGTAGTATATATCTATACCACCTTGTCCGCCCGGACGATCACTGGCAAAAAACAATATCTGACCGTCTGGAGAAATAGATATGGAAGCTTCCTTAAAACCTTCTGAATTTACGCTCTCACTTAATGGTTCCGGGAAAGTCCAGGTACCATCTTCTTTTCTGTCAGACTCATAGATATCGCCATTATTTTCATCCTTGTAAAGGAATAACTGCGTACCATCTGCTGAAAGTGCAAGGTTAGAATCATGAAAAGGTGTATTAACTACATTACCAATATTCTCCGCTTTGCTCCACTGACCATTTTTCTTGGTACTGATAAATATATCTTCGTAAGGCTTGTTATCAGAAAACACATTTTCATTCAAGTTACCTTCTCTTCTTCTTGAGGTGAAAATTAAAATTGTTTCATCTTCGTTGAGAACAGGGCCATATTCCTCATATTCTGAATTGATAGCACTACCAACATTCACGATGGAATAATGCGCAGGGTTAGCTACAAACTCTATTGCATTCTGACATTCATATATTTTACGATCAACCACTGACAACTCAATTCTATCTCTACCTCGGTAACCGTCTCTATCGATCAGCTTTTGTCTATATCTACTATAAAATGCTAAGGCTTTATCGAATTCCATTCCATAATGGTAGCTCTGGCCTATCCAATATTCGATATCAAATCTATATTCTGCATCTAATTCTAATACCCTTAAGAAGTATTTTACGGCATTTTTCTTCCCAACTGTTTTTAAATAAAAGTCTCCTGCTCTCCAGTTTGCTATGATATTGGTTGGATCAGCTTCAGCGGCCTGAACGTAAATATCCCTCACATCCACAAGTGGTTGAGCGGCATCCATCATTGTTTCGGCTAGTTCTATATAGGTCTGAGCGGTTTCTTTAGCATCTTCATCTTGGGCTATAGAGCTAAGGCCAAACCCCAGAAATAGAGTTAGAAAAAATAAAAGCCTTAATTTATGATACATCTTCAATGTTATTTCAAGTCGTTGACTTAGTTAAAAAAATTACGTTCTTCCGAGACGAACGTTCAATATGCTAATATTTAAGCAATAATAAAATTAATTTTTATTTCAAGTATTACTTTAAGTCCAAAAAATTACATCCTTGCAATTAAGCAAATAAATATAGTTAATTGTTTTAATTTTAACAATTTGCGCCTTTATGGAGATACTCCAATCAGAGTTTGTAAAAAGCAGCAGTAAAATTGAAGAGTGCCCGGAAGCAAAGTATCCTGAATTTGCGTTTATAGGCCGATCCAATGTAGGCAAATCTTCCTTGGTGAATATGCTGGCCAATAATAAAAAGCTGGCAAAGGTGTCTGGAAAGCCGGGTAAAACGCAGTTAATCAATCATTTCTTAATAAATAACAATTGGTTTTTAGTTGATTTACCCGGTTATGGATGGGCTAAAGCATCGAAAACTGATAAGGCCAAATGGGGAGAAATGATACATGACTACATTATTGGACGCGAAAACCTGCACAATGTCTTTGTTTTAGTTGACTCCAGGCTCACTCCGCAACAAATAGATGTTGAATTTATTAATTGGTTGGGTGAAAATGGTATACCATTAGCCATCATTTTTACAAAAGCTGATAAACAATCAAAAAATAAGAATCAATCTGCCATAGCTAAATACAGAAAAGTACTAAAATCAACCTGGGAAGAACTACCTCCTATGTTACTAACGTCATCAGCGAGCTTTGAAGGAAAAGAGGATGTATTAAAGTTTATAGAAAATTACATTCGCTAACGTTATTCAGTAAAATCTTTTAGATTTGAGCCTCAATTTTTAAAACACTATGGAATACAGCGAAATAGCTTCAGTATCGGGTAAAGGCGGACTTTTTAAGGTTGTAAAACCGACAAGAACAGGCGTAATTTTAGAATCTCTTGATGATAAAAAGCAGAAACTTGTTGCGAGCGCGACACAAAGAATTTCTGTTTTGAGTGATATATCTATTTATACTACAACCCAGGAGGGTTCTATTCCTTTAGAAGACGTTTATAAAAAGATTTATTCTGAGTTTAAAGATGACCTGGGGGTTACGCAAACCTCTGACCCCGATGAATTAAAGGCATTTATTAAGCATGTGATTCCAGAATATGACGAAGCACGAGTTTACGTTTCGGATATTAAAAAATTGGTTAACTGGTACGGAAGCCTATTGCAATATGCTCCAGAGCTTTTAATGGAAAAAAAGAAAGAGGATAAGCCTAAAGAGGCAAAACCAAAGAAAGCTGCTAGCAAAAAGAAAAGTTAATGAGTGAGGATCTTCTCACCACATCAAAACTAATAATTAAGGATTTTAACCTTGAGGAAAGTGATCTTCCTTCTGTAAAGGCTGTAGAAGATTTAAGGGCAGCATTATTGAAAATAGTTAGTTACTTGCTCAATAATGATTTCGAGAAGTTTATTCTGGCAATGTATCGCATAGATATTAGCGAAACGAAGGTTAAAACTATTTTGGCAACATCAGACCCAGAAAATATAGCTTCTGAATTAACAGATCTAATCATCGAGCGTGAATTGCAAAAAGTGGAGACCAGAAAAAAGTACAGTTCTAATTAAAGAACGACTCCGCTTTTTCCACCATATCCTTTGAACCTACAAAGAATGGTACCCTCTGATGAAGTTCGTTAGGTTCGATATCAAGAATGCGTTGTGTACCTGTAGACGCCAATCCACCAGCTTGTTCAATAATAAACGCAAGTGCGTTGCACTCGTACATCAGCCTTAATTTTCCATTGGCATCTTTCGCTGTTTGCGGATAGATATAAATACCTCCTTTAAGTAAGTTTCTATGAAAGTCTGCGACTAACGATCCAATATATCTTGCAGA
This genomic window contains:
- a CDS encoding OmpA family protein, producing MYHKLRLLFFLTLFLGFGLSSIAQDEDAKETAQTYIELAETMMDAAQPLVDVRDIYVQAAEADPTNIIANWRAGDFYLKTVGKKNAVKYFLRVLELDAEYRFDIEYWIGQSYHYGMEFDKALAFYSRYRQKLIDRDGYRGRDRIELSVVDRKIYECQNAIEFVANPAHYSIVNVGSAINSEYEEYGPVLNEDETILIFTSRRREGNLNENVFSDNKPYEDIFISTKKNGQWSKAENIGNVVNTPFHDSNLALSADGTQLFLYKDENNGDIYESDRKEDGTWTFPEPLSESVNSEGFKEASISISPDGQILFFASDRPGGQGGIDIYYSIKDRNGEWARSKNLGPKINTEYDDDAPFIDYDGKTLYFSSLGRKGMGGYDIFKSTYDSAAAEWGDPENLGFPINTPDDDIFFVSTKDGKRGYYASVREDGMGFTDIYMVTILQEDEVADNIMSKTAEEVETEPKEETTKDLVAVKPKTEELQPVILTVKVLDESKNPLEAKVSLTSSDNLVAGKTNKGPGVFEFKVSSKESKTYNLSVENSGYVFQNLDITLPAATTVPQIIDRTVTMRKLEVGTRSVLRNIYFNFNKATFRDESYPELNKLESMMAENSGLQIEISGHTDNIGPKDYNKALSQRRANAVKDYLVKKGIDARRITAVGYGEERPLASNDDEKEGRELNRRVEFKVLSGK
- the ubiE gene encoding bifunctional demethylmenaquinone methyltransferase/2-methoxy-6-polyprenyl-1,4-benzoquinol methylase UbiE; the protein is MSVVPYKEKNTGKKQQVAEMFNNISKKYDFLNHFLSLGIDILWRKKAIKYLKKDQPKYILDIATGTGDFAIEALALKPEKVVGVDISEGMLTVGKEKMKRRGLDNIIDLQLGDSEKLLFEDNTFDAIIVSFGVRNFEDLEKGLKDMNRVLKKGGKAVILEFSKPTKFPFKQLYNFYFKAILPKIGRLISKDSSAYTYLPESVDAFPDGDKFLRVLENAGFKDNKCKPLTFGISSIYIGQK
- a CDS encoding DUF5606 family protein, encoding MEYSEIASVSGKGGLFKVVKPTRTGVILESLDDKKQKLVASATQRISVLSDISIYTTTQEGSIPLEDVYKKIYSEFKDDLGVTQTSDPDELKAFIKHVIPEYDEARVYVSDIKKLVNWYGSLLQYAPELLMEKKKEDKPKEAKPKKAASKKKS
- the yihA gene encoding ribosome biogenesis GTP-binding protein YihA/YsxC; this encodes MEILQSEFVKSSSKIEECPEAKYPEFAFIGRSNVGKSSLVNMLANNKKLAKVSGKPGKTQLINHFLINNNWFLVDLPGYGWAKASKTDKAKWGEMIHDYIIGRENLHNVFVLVDSRLTPQQIDVEFINWLGENGIPLAIIFTKADKQSKNKNQSAIAKYRKVLKSTWEELPPMLLTSSASFEGKEDVLKFIENYIR